One Rhodoferax sp. GW822-FHT02A01 genomic window, CATTCCGCGTGCCGTGTGGTTCGGCATCCTGGGCATTGCCTGCATGGCACTGGTGCAGGCCATGACCTTCAGCTTTCTGGAGCGCGTGGGCAGGGACCGCGGCTTCGGGCTGGAAGCCGTGACCGGCGTGCTTATTGCGCTGGGCTTTGTCAACCTGTTCCCCGCCGGTCTGGCCGCACTGCTGGAGCGGCGCTGGCGGGCCCGCAACGTGATGTTGGTGGGGCCGGCGCTGCAGGTGCTGCTGGTGGTCACCATCATGAATGCCACGACCTTTGTGCCCTACGCCTTGGCAGCATCGGTCTTTGCTGCGGTGATGATCTTTACCCACACCTTCGCCTTCGGCCTGCTGTCCGGTATGGACCCCAGTGGCCGCTCCATGGCTGCCACGCCCGCAATGATGATGACCGGCGCAGCCATTGGCCCCATTCTGGGCGGCACGCTGGTCAAGCTGCTGGGCTACGGCAGCCTGGGCGGTGCGGCCCTGGTCATAGGCGTATGCGCCATCTTCGCGTTCTCTCGCATTCCGGCAACACAGCCATCACTGCCCCCGCAAGGAGTCACCCCATGAAGCCCCAACGCCGTTTCGTCGATCTGTCGATCTACCTCGAGAACGACGTGCTGTCCGATCCGTCTCCCTTGGCACCGAAGATCACCTACCAGAAACATGCCGATACGCTGCCCGAGTTTATGGCCATGCTGCCTGGCACCACGGCCCAGGACTTCCCGGATGGCGAGGCCGCTGCGGCGGAGTGGGTGACGCTCACCACACACAACGGAACCCACCTGGATGCGCCCTGGCATTTCCATTCCACACAGGACGCGAAAAATGGCGGCAGCCGTCCCAGCATCACCATCGACCAGGTGCCGTTGGAGTGGTGTTTCCAAAGTGGCGTGAAGCTGGACTTCCGCCACTTTCCCGATGGCTATGTCGCCACCGCAGCGGACGTCGAGGCCGAGCTCCAGCGCATCGGGCATGACCTGCAACCGCTGGACATCGTGGTGGTCAACACCCGCGCCGGCAGCCGTTACGGCAACAACGACTACCTGGGTGCCGGCTGCGGCATGGGCTACGAGGCCACCATGTACCTGCTGGAGCGCGGTGTGCGCCTCACGGGCACCGACGCCTGGAGCTGGGATGCACCGTTTTCCTACACGGCCAAGAAGGTGGCGGAGACCGGCGACAAGAGCCTGATCTGGGAAGGCCACAAGGCCGGACGCGACATCGGCTACTGCCACCTGGAGAAGCTGCACAACCTGGAGGCGCTGCCCGCCCACGGCTTCACTATCAGCTGCTTCCCGCACAAGATCCGCGGCGCCTCAGCAGGCTGGACGCGTGCCGTGGCCATTTTTGATGCGGCATAGGCCCAACACACAAGGAACCCAATCGTGAAATGCTTGGTAGGTATTGCAGCTGCGTTGCTGCTTGTGTTGCCGCTGGGGAATGCACAGGCCCAGACCCGCGTGATTACCCTGGGTACCCAAGGCGGCCCCATGCCCAGTGCAACGCGTTCGCAACCCGCCAACGCATTGGTGGTGGGTGACCGTGTATATCTGATTGATGCCGGTAACGGCGTCACCCAGCAACTGGTGAAAGCAGGTCTGGACTTTCGCCGCGTCGGGCAGATCTTCATCACCCACAACCACGATGACCACAACGCGGACTGGGGAACGCTGATGGGTCTTCAGTGGGCCACCGGGCGCCGCCAGCCCACGCATGTGTACGGCCCTGCAGGCACCGAGTCCATGCTCCAGGGGTTTCTTGGTTTCTTCAAGCCCAATGCCCGTATCCGCATGGCCGATTCGAAAGGCATGCTGCCACCGGAGCAGATGTTCCAGGCCCACGACTATGCGGGTGATGGCGAGGTCTACCGTGACGACCTGATCACCGTGACGGCAGCTGAAAACTGCCACTTTGCCAAGAACCGGGACGGGGCCAACGCGGCTGACCGTTCTTACGCCCTGCGCATACAGACGCCCGACCGTGTGGTGGTGTTCAGCGGCGATACAGGCCCTTGCGCAGCAGTGCAGACATTAGCCCAGGGGGCCGACCTGCTTATTCACGAAGTGATAGACCTGGACCTGATCGAGCAGGCCATGGCCAAGGCGATGCCAGCCTCTGCTGCGCAGGGTCTGATGCGCCATATGCGCGAAGAGCACACGACGGCGCAGGACGTAGGACGTATGGCCCAGGCTGCGGGTGTCAAACAGCTGGTGCTCAACCATGTAGTGCCCGGCGCAGAGGAGCCCGACAGTGTTTATCTGGGCCCGGTGAGAAAGAACTACTTGGGACCGGCAACCGTCGCCCGCGACTTGATGTCCTTTTGATGCGAAGCCCCTTTTCAATCCCCCATTTGTCCACGGATACCTGTATGCCATTTCCGCCCATTCACCGCGTAGTCACCGGCCACGACGCACAGGGCCGGGCCATCGTTTCCAGCGATGGACCACTGCCCACGGTCGTGGAGATTGCCGCCATCCCCGGCACCATCTTTCATGAAGTCTGGTCCACCAGTGGCGCGCCCGCGCCAGTAGACAACGGGCCTGACCCCAGTGTGGGCACCCTCATGTTGCCTCCTCCCAGCCACGGTACCCGTCTGCGCTTTGTAGACATTCCTCCGGATACGGAAGAGTTCCTGGCCCATGGCGCGAACTCCATGCAGCAAGCCTTCACGCAGATTGGCGACGCGAAGGCATCCACCGTCAAGGAGGATTCGCCGCACCCGCTGATGCACCGCACCGAGAGTGTGGACTATGGCGTGGTCATCGAAGGCGAGTTGACGCTGGTGCTGGACCGTGAATCCGTATTGCTCAAGCCCGGCAGCGTGGTGGTGCAACGCGGTACCAACCATGCCTGGGCCAACCGTTCCGGCAAGCCCTGCCGCATGCTGTTTGTGCTGGTGGATGGGCAGTATGCCCCCGCCATTGCACAGGCTCTGGTCTCCCACTGAAATCAGAACAAGAGAATGAATCCATGAAATTTGCATCGCTTAAAAATGGCACACCTGACGGACAACTGGTGCTGGTTTCGCGCGACGGAAGCTGTGTTGCAGCAGTCCCCGACCTGGCGGGCAATCTGCTGGAAGCCATCCAGCGCTGGGATGCAGTGGCACCGGCCCTGCAGCAGTGTTATGACGCCTTGAACGCAGGGAACCTGCAAGGCACAACTGCGTTCCAGGCGGCAGCTTGCGCTGCGCCGCTGCCACGCAGCCCACAATGGCTGGACGCCTCTGCCTTCCTGAACCATGGCCACCTGATGGAGCAGGCATTCAACACGCCGCCGATTCCGGACTTCGACACCATCCCGGTGATGTACCAGGGCGCCAGTGATGATTTCCTAGGACCCGAAGACGATGTGCCCCTGCCAAGCGAAGATGACGGTATCGACTTTGAAGGCGAGTTTGGTGTGGTGGTGGGCGAGGTACCTATGTCGGCCACAGCCGCGCAGGCGCTGGCGTGCGTTCGGCTGGTGGTGCAGATCAACGACTGGAGCCTGCGTGCCCTGGGGCCGCGCGAGATGAAAACGGGGTTCGGCTTTCTGCAGGCCAAGCCTTCCACCGCGTTCGCGCCGGTAGCGGTTACGCCGGATGAGCTTGGTGATGCGTGGCGCGATGGGCGTGTGCACATGCCCTTGCACGTGCAGTGGAATGGTGAGCAATTTGGCCAGCCCAACGGGGGTGAGATGAATTTCTCGTTCGGTGCGTTGTTGGCGCATGCGGCGCGCAGTCGCAAGCTGACCGCAGGCAGCATCCTGGGTTCCGGCACGGTGTCCAACGTGTCACGTGCGGCGGGCTCTGCGTGCATTGCCGAGCGCCGCGTGATCGAGAAGATTGACTTGGGCGAGATCCGCACCGGTTTCATGCGTTTTGGTGATCGGGTACGTATGCAGGCGCGCTTTGATGATGAACGTGAGGGCCCGTTCGGAGTGATTGAGCAGCGGGTGGTTCAACCTTCTTGAGAGCAAACTCCATGCACGTCATCATCACCGGGGCTGCGGGTTTCGTGGGGCGGGCGTTGGCGCAGCGCCTGATCAGCGAACGTAAGTTGGGACAGCGCGCAATAGGCCACATCACCCTGCTGGATCTGGCGTTTGCGCAACCTCCGGCCGACGGCGTTCGTCAGCTCGCGGGTGATATAGGTGACGCCGACTGGATGCGCTCCGTGCTAGGTACGTGCGCCATGGACGTGGTGTTTCATCTGGCCAGCATCCCGGGTGGCGCGGCCGAGAGCGACTATGCGCTGGCCAAGCGTGTGAATCTGGAGGCCACACAGACCTTGCTGGAAATGGGGAGGCTGCTGGTGGAGCGCGGCGGCGCGCCACCGGTGTTGGTGTTTGCCAGTTCGATTGCCGTGTTCGGCACCATGTCTGCGGAAGTCAACGACAGCATGCCGACACTTCCGCGGATGACCTATGGCTACCAGAAGCTGATCGGTGAGCTTCTGGTGAGCGACTTTTCCCGGCGCGGCTGGGTGGACGGGCGCAGCGTGCGCCTGCCCGGGGTGCTGGCCCGCCCGCCGGCGCGTACGGGTCAGCTATCGGCGTTCCTGAGCGACATGATCCGCGAGCTGGCAGCAGGACGTCCCTTTGTCTGCCCCATGTCGCCACGGGCAAGCACGTGGGCGTCGTCGCTTCCTTGTGTGGTGGAGCAGTTAGTGCATGCGGCGGCACTGGATGGTCATCTGCTGGACAACGGTAGGACGGTGACGCTGCCGACGCTCTGCTTCACCATGGCTGCTTTGGTGAATGCAGTGGCAAGAGTCTACGGATGTGCAGCGCAAGATCTGGTTCATTACGAGCCCGATCCTCGGATCGAGGCGTTGTTCGGCCGGTTTCCACCTTTGGTTACGGCACAAGCGCAGCGTGCAGGCTTTCAGAGAGATGCTGATCTGGATACTTTGGTGCGCAGGGCACTGGGCAATCAAGAGTCGCCAAGAATGTCCTGCATGGCCTGAAGAAACAAGGCATTGTCCAGGGCACTTCCGATGGAGACACGAATGAAGTGTTCGTATCCTTTCTCCTTCCAAGGCTTCACGATGATGCCGCGGGCAAGCAGGGCCTCCGCTACCGGGCCATTGGGGCGATGCAGATTCACAAACAGAAAGTTGGCAGCTGATGGTGCAACAAAGAGGCCCAGGGTACGCAGGGCTTCGGCCAATGTGTCGCGCTGTCCAACGGCATCGCGCACACTCATCTCCATGTGGTCGGGGTCGTTCCAGGCCGCCAATGCTGCGGTTTGTGCGGCATAGTTCACATTGAATGGGGTGCGGATGCGGTCCAGTATCTGCACCAGGAATATGTCTGAAGCAATGCCATAGCCCACCCGCAGACCGGCCAATCCCCAGGCCTTGGAAAACGTGCGCAACACAATCCATGGGCGCGACTGCTTGCGCAAAGTGGCCAATGCGTCTGCATAGCCCGGACTCAGCCTGGCGTATTCGTAGTAGGCCTCGTCGACCACCAGCACGGTGTCGGCGGGCGTGGCAGCAACAATGCGCTCGAATGCCTGCGTGTCCAGCATGCAACCCACCGGGTTGGACGGGTTGCTCAGAATCGCCAGCTTGGGTGACGGTCCTGTGGCCAGTGCCAGGCACCAGGCATCCACGTCAAACTCCATTGCCTCGGTGACCGGCACCATCTGCACGCTCGCACCCATCATGCGGGGATAGATGTCATGCAGGCCAAATGACGGAATCAGGGTGACCACACGATCACCCGGTGACAGAAAGGCCTGGCACAACACTTCCAGCAAATTTTCGGAGCCATTGCCCACCACCACGGCATCGGCCAAAGCGCCGCAGCGCTGTGCTATGGCGCTGCGCAGGGCGCGGCAATTGGCATCCGGATAGAGTCCCGCGCTTTGCGCCATATTGGCCAAGGCCGCACCCACGGCGGGGCTGGGACCAAAGGGGTTTTCATTGCTGCCCAGGCGGGCCACATGGCTCACGCCATAACGTTGGCGCACCACCTCGGATGAAAGGCCCGCGTTGTAGGCAGGTAGTGTCCGCACTTCCGGGCGGGCGAGTTGGGTGAGCTGGTCGGCAATCGCATTCATGCTGGCAGTACTTTCGAATCGAAAAGAGGATCAAACACCTTGCCCGGATTGAGCAGGTTGAGCGGGTCCAGTGCCTGCTTGACGGCGCGCATGGCGGCGAGTTCCTGCGGCGTGCGGCTGACAGCGAGGAAGTCTTTTTTGTGGGTGCCAATGCCGTGCTCGGCAGAGATGCTGCCACCGCGTGCGGCCAGAAGTCCGTAAACGATTTCTTCCACAGATCGGATCAGCGTTGCCTTGTCTGTCGCGGGGTCCAGGGAATTGGCATCGGTGGTCAGATGCAGATTGCCATCGCCCAGATGGCCAAAGCGCAGGGTCTTGTGCAGGGGCCATTGTTGGCTCAGTGCCCGCTGGCATTCCTCTGCGTAGTCACCGATGTGATGCACCGGCAAGCTGATATCGAAGCTGATCGGCACCATATGGGTCAGGAATTCGGCGGTGGCCTCACGGATATGCCAGAGAGCACGCGCCTGTGTCTGCGATTGGGCAATCACCACATCGGCCACATCACCCTGCTCCATGGCCTGGCTCAAGGTTTCCTGCAAGGCTTCTGTCAATGCGGTTTCCTCTGCGCCGGTCACCTCGATCAACACCCACAGCGGATACGTTTGAGCAAAGGGAGAAGCAGTCTGGTGCCACTGCAGCACGGTGGCATAAAAGTCTTCCCACATCAGTTCAAAGGCAGCCAGTGCACCGGGGAAATGGGACTGCATATGGCGTAGCACACGGATGGCGCTGGCATAGTCGTGAAGCCCCAGCAAGGCGGTGCATTTGGCCTGCGGTGCGGGACGCAACTGCAGCGTGGCGCGGGTAATGATGCCCAGCGTGCCTTCCGAGCCTATGAACCATTGCTTGAGGTCATAACCCGTGTTGTTCTTGCGCATGGGGCGCAGCATGGACAGCACGCTGCCGTCCGCCAAAACCACTTCCAGGCCTAGCGCTTGTTCACGCATCATGCCGTACTGCACCACGCCGTTGCCTCCCGCATTGGTGGCCAGGTTGCCGCCGATCTGGCAGGAGCCGCGCGCGCCCAGGTCCACACCAAACACAAAGCCTGCTGACAGTGCGGCTTCCTGCACGGCCTGCAAGGTCGCGCCCGCACCCACGGTCAATGTGGCCTCCGACATGTCGACGGGCTCCAGCGCAGTGCAGCGTTCCAGCGACAGTGCCACAGCGTTGGCGCTGGGTATGGCGCCTCCGGCCAGGCCGGTCATGCCGCCCTGGGGCACCACAGCTACGTGGTAGTGGTGACAGATGCGCATGGCAGTGGCCACCTGCTCGGTCCCGCTGGGTCGCAACACCGCCAGTGGCTGCACGCTTGCGCCGCCGCTCCAGTCCGTTTGATAGTGCCGGTCGATCGCCTCGCCCAGCAGAACGGCGTCAGCACCCAGCGCGGCGGTCAGGGCCATCAGGCAGGCACCCACGTGCTCGGCTGCGGCATAGCTAGGTAAAAGTCGTTGCAGGGGGGCCGCCCACTTGCGGCTCAGCGCCCACAGGCGCATGGCCTCCACATCGGTTGCCAGAAAGCGGTCCTGCTCAATGAACGCCACCTGGCTGCGGATGCGAGCAAATTCGGCCTCCACCAGGTCCGAGCTTTTCGGGCCGCGCCTGAGTTCAATGCCCTGTGCTGCGGCCATTGCCTCTATACCCACTACGACTGCCGTGTTGTTCACCATGTCGCCCAGACGGCGGGCCGCAAACGTGGCCATGGAGACATGGTCTTCCTGGTTGGCCGAGGTTGGCAGACTGTCCACACTGGCGGGGTGGGCCAGCGATTTGTTTTCCGAGGCGAGTGCTGCGGCGGTGACCTGGGCAATCATGAAGCCGGAATTGACACCCCCGTCGCGCACCAGGAAGGGTGGCAAACCTGACAGACCGCTGTCCAACAGCAGGGCCATGCGGCGTTCGGAAATCGCACCCACTTCACTTACTGCCAGCGCAATGATGTCAGAGGCGAAGGCAACGGGTTCTGCATGGAAATTGCCGCCGGATATGACGTCGCCGTTGTCTGCAAACACCAATGGGTTGTCCGACGCGGCATTGGCCTCCACCTGCAACACGCGGGCCGCATGGCACAGGTTGTCCAGGCAGGCACCCATCACCTGCGGCACGCAGCGTATGGAGTAGGGGTCTTGCACACGCCCGCAATGGGCGTGGGAAGCCACGATGCCGCTGCCATCTAGTAGCGTGCGCAGCGCAGCCGCCACAGCGACTTGGCCAGCCTGGCCGCGCGCCGTGTGGATGCGGGCATCCAGCGGTTTGACCGATCCCTGTATGGCTTCCAA contains:
- a CDS encoding cyclase family protein, with product MKPQRRFVDLSIYLENDVLSDPSPLAPKITYQKHADTLPEFMAMLPGTTAQDFPDGEAAAAEWVTLTTHNGTHLDAPWHFHSTQDAKNGGSRPSITIDQVPLEWCFQSGVKLDFRHFPDGYVATAADVEAELQRIGHDLQPLDIVVVNTRAGSRYGNNDYLGAGCGMGYEATMYLLERGVRLTGTDAWSWDAPFSYTAKKVAETGDKSLIWEGHKAGRDIGYCHLEKLHNLEALPAHGFTISCFPHKIRGASAGWTRAVAIFDAA
- a CDS encoding FAD-binding oxidoreductase; protein product: MALTAALGADAVLLGEAIDRHYQTDWSGGASVQPLAVLRPSGTEQVATAMRICHHYHVAVVPQGGMTGLAGGAIPSANAVALSLERCTALEPVDMSEATLTVGAGATLQAVQEAALSAGFVFGVDLGARGSCQIGGNLATNAGGNGVVQYGMMREQALGLEVVLADGSVLSMLRPMRKNNTGYDLKQWFIGSEGTLGIITRATLQLRPAPQAKCTALLGLHDYASAIRVLRHMQSHFPGALAAFELMWEDFYATVLQWHQTASPFAQTYPLWVLIEVTGAEETALTEALQETLSQAMEQGDVADVVIAQSQTQARALWHIREATAEFLTHMVPISFDISLPVHHIGDYAEECQRALSQQWPLHKTLRFGHLGDGNLHLTTDANSLDPATDKATLIRSVEEIVYGLLAARGGSISAEHGIGTHKKDFLAVSRTPQELAAMRAVKQALDPLNLLNPGKVFDPLFDSKVLPA
- a CDS encoding cupin domain-containing protein; translation: MPFPPIHRVVTGHDAQGRAIVSSDGPLPTVVEIAAIPGTIFHEVWSTSGAPAPVDNGPDPSVGTLMLPPPSHGTRLRFVDIPPDTEEFLAHGANSMQQAFTQIGDAKASTVKEDSPHPLMHRTESVDYGVVIEGELTLVLDRESVLLKPGSVVVQRGTNHAWANRSGKPCRMLFVLVDGQYAPAIAQALVSH
- a CDS encoding NAD-dependent epimerase/dehydratase family protein; protein product: MHVIITGAAGFVGRALAQRLISERKLGQRAIGHITLLDLAFAQPPADGVRQLAGDIGDADWMRSVLGTCAMDVVFHLASIPGGAAESDYALAKRVNLEATQTLLEMGRLLVERGGAPPVLVFASSIAVFGTMSAEVNDSMPTLPRMTYGYQKLIGELLVSDFSRRGWVDGRSVRLPGVLARPPARTGQLSAFLSDMIRELAAGRPFVCPMSPRASTWASSLPCVVEQLVHAAALDGHLLDNGRTVTLPTLCFTMAALVNAVARVYGCAAQDLVHYEPDPRIEALFGRFPPLVTAQAQRAGFQRDADLDTLVRRALGNQESPRMSCMA
- a CDS encoding fumarylacetoacetate hydrolase family protein, coding for MKFASLKNGTPDGQLVLVSRDGSCVAAVPDLAGNLLEAIQRWDAVAPALQQCYDALNAGNLQGTTAFQAAACAAPLPRSPQWLDASAFLNHGHLMEQAFNTPPIPDFDTIPVMYQGASDDFLGPEDDVPLPSEDDGIDFEGEFGVVVGEVPMSATAAQALACVRLVVQINDWSLRALGPREMKTGFGFLQAKPSTAFAPVAVTPDELGDAWRDGRVHMPLHVQWNGEQFGQPNGGEMNFSFGALLAHAARSRKLTAGSILGSGTVSNVSRAAGSACIAERRVIEKIDLGEIRTGFMRFGDRVRMQARFDDEREGPFGVIEQRVVQPS
- a CDS encoding histidinol-phosphate transaminase yields the protein MNAIADQLTQLARPEVRTLPAYNAGLSSEVVRQRYGVSHVARLGSNENPFGPSPAVGAALANMAQSAGLYPDANCRALRSAIAQRCGALADAVVVGNGSENLLEVLCQAFLSPGDRVVTLIPSFGLHDIYPRMMGASVQMVPVTEAMEFDVDAWCLALATGPSPKLAILSNPSNPVGCMLDTQAFERIVAATPADTVLVVDEAYYEYARLSPGYADALATLRKQSRPWIVLRTFSKAWGLAGLRVGYGIASDIFLVQILDRIRTPFNVNYAAQTAALAAWNDPDHMEMSVRDAVGQRDTLAEALRTLGLFVAPSAANFLFVNLHRPNGPVAEALLARGIIVKPWKEKGYEHFIRVSIGSALDNALFLQAMQDILGDS
- a CDS encoding MBL fold metallo-hydrolase; translated protein: MKCLVGIAAALLLVLPLGNAQAQTRVITLGTQGGPMPSATRSQPANALVVGDRVYLIDAGNGVTQQLVKAGLDFRRVGQIFITHNHDDHNADWGTLMGLQWATGRRQPTHVYGPAGTESMLQGFLGFFKPNARIRMADSKGMLPPEQMFQAHDYAGDGEVYRDDLITVTAAENCHFAKNRDGANAADRSYALRIQTPDRVVVFSGDTGPCAAVQTLAQGADLLIHEVIDLDLIEQAMAKAMPASAAQGLMRHMREEHTTAQDVGRMAQAAGVKQLVLNHVVPGAEEPDSVYLGPVRKNYLGPATVARDLMSF
- a CDS encoding MFS transporter: MVAHCAGMVDLVALPIWVGTLISQYRLDPQQAGLLATLFLAGVVLASLLLAPRFHRFNGRLVATLGFGVSALCFAGASVLSDFGALAVLHALAGLSSGFALSVTHGTISRSTRPHRLFALVGMALGVFAIVFVGATPPSVAALGGPVLFRIFAGVMAVGALVAATSFPLPDALSSDHGADVAVRGIPRAVWFGILGIACMALVQAMTFSFLERVGRDRGFGLEAVTGVLIALGFVNLFPAGLAALLERRWRARNVMLVGPALQVLLVVTIMNATTFVPYALAASVFAAVMIFTHTFAFGLLSGMDPSGRSMAATPAMMMTGAAIGPILGGTLVKLLGYGSLGGAALVIGVCAIFAFSRIPATQPSLPPQGVTP